From the genome of Longispora fulva:
GCTCCCGCCCGCCAGCGTCCCGAACGAGCCAGATCTCCTCCTGGTTACCGATATGCGCGAGATCCCACACGAGGGGGGACATCAGTCGCGAATGTTGCCGCACCAGATCGGCGTCGTCCACGGCGTCGGTCAGTAACAGGCTCCGCGACCGGGCCCGCTGCAACTCGCCAGCGACCCGGGCCCGAAGATCATCGGGGTCGGTCAAATCTCCTCCTCGCTTCCCCCATTCTTGCCCACCGAACCTACGGAAGACCAGGATCAGGTGACCGAATATCGACAATCAGGGGGTGCCGGGGCCCCGCGACCCCGGAATCCGGGTGTACGGGCCTCAACGGACGCGGCTACGGTAGCCACGTGCCCGAACTCATGATCAACAACAGTAGCCTGGCCTACGCCGTCCAGGGGGACGGGCCGGCGGTCCTGCTCCTGCACGCCGGGATCGCCGACCACCGGATGTGGGACGCCCTCGTCCCGGCGCTGGCCGGCCGGCGGACCGTGATCCGCCCCGACCTGCGCGGGTTCGGCGCCTCGGCCGCCCCGACGGAGCCGTTCGGGCACGTCGCCGACCTGGTGGCCCTCCTCGACCACCTCGGCGTCGGGAAGGCCGACGTGGTGGGCTGCTCGAACGGCGGCCGGATCGCGGTCAATCTCACCGCCGCCCGACCGGACCTGGTCACCTCGCTGACCCTGCTCGCCGCAGCCCCCGTCGCCGGCCTCGGCCCCTCTTCCCATGCCGGGTCCGTGCTGGGGAGCGGCTCTGCTTCCCCTGCCGCACCCGCGCCGGATGGCTCCGGAACGGGCCACGACCAGGTGTCGGACCCCGTCCCCGCCGGGCACGTCTGGTCGGCCGAACTCCTCGCCTACTCGGCCGCCGAGGACGCGGCGCTGGAGGCGGGGGATATGGAAGAGGCCGTCCGGCTCAACGTCGACGTGTGGCTGCGCGGACCGCACCGGTCCGAGATGCCGGAGGCGCTGGCCGTGCTCGACGGGCCACTGAGGACCTCGCTGCGCCACCAGGCGGCCATGGACCGCTACGTCCTCGGCGCGCCGGCCCCCGACCTGGCCGCGATCGACGTGCCCACCGTCGTGGGGTACGGCGACCGCGACGTGGCCGACTTCGAGGCCATCGCCCGCCGCTACGCCGCCCGGATCCCGGGCGCGCGCCTCGTCGCCTTCCCCGGGGCCGGGCACCTGATCCCGGTCGAGCAGCCCGCCGAGGTGCTGGCCGCGCTGCCGTTCTAGCCGCAGGCCCGGGCCCGCCACCCTCGCGGGCCGAAGCCTCGAGGCGCCCATCGCGGGCCCCAGTGCCCCGGCGGCCGATGCGCGCCGGGGCAGGGACCGCCGTAGCCGTGTGATGGGGTCGATCTTCGGTCAGCGTCGGCGGAACCGGCGGGACCAGCCTCCGGTCGCGGATCCGGCCGCGAAGTTGAGGGCGAGGAAGAACAGTCCGGCCGTGGTGAGCGTCGTCGCGTCGATCAGCCCCGGGTCGATGCCCGCGAGCTGGAACAGCAGTGCCAGGCCGAACGAGACCGCGGCGATGATGGCGAACATAGTGCCTCCTGTCGATGAGTGCTCCTCTGTGTGCCCAGGCCTGTCCGGTTCCAAACCTCGGACTGCCCCAAAGGGCCACTGGGACTGCCCCCGGTGCCCTGTGGCGGATCGGGGTGCCGGCGGGATGGTGAGGTGTGGCCCTCCTGTGTCGACAGTGCGGTCAGGCGAACCCTGACGGTGCGGAGTTCTGTGCGGCCCCCTCGTGCGGGGCCTACCTGCGCTGGGACGGTCCGGCCGTGCAGCAGCCGACCACGTCCGTGCCCGCCACCCCGCAGGCCGACAGGGCCGGCGCCTCGCTGGTGCTCGCCGACCGGCACGCCGCCGTCGAACCGGGCGAGACGGCCACCGTCGCGCTCAGCGTCCACAACGGCGGGACCAGGGTCGAGCAGTTCACCCTCGTCGTCCTCGGCCCGGCCGCCGCCTGGGCCACGGTCGAGCCGGCCACCCTGTCGGTGTATCCGGGCGACCGCGCCGAGGCGACCGTGCGCTTCGCCCCGCCCCGTACCTCCGCGAGCCCCGCCGGCCGGGCGGGTTTCCGGGTCCAGGCCGCCTCGACGGTGCACCCGGGCCTGGTCGCCGGCTCCGACGGCACCCTCGACGTGGGCGTGTTCCGCGAACTCGGCGCGGTCCTCGTGCCCCAGAACACGTCCGGCCGGGGCCGCACCCGGCACCGCCTGGAGCTGAGCAACTCCGGCAACGTGGTCGAACCGGTCCGGATCACGGCCAGCGACCCCGACGGCCGGCTCCGGTTCGGCCTGCCGGCCGGGGAGGTGCCGGTCCCGCCCGGCGGCACGGCCGTCCCGGTCACGGTCACCGCGCCCTGGCGGTTCGTGGGCGCGCCCCGGCCGCACCGGTTCACGGTGCAGGTCACGCCCCGGCCGTCCGCGCAGCCCGTGCGGCTCGACGGCGGTCGGGAGGCCGTGGCCCTGTTCACCCGGTGGGTGCCGATCCTCGCCGGGGTCCTCGTCCTGCTCGCCGGGATCGGCTTCGGCGCCGCCAAGGTGGCGCCCCTGCTGACCAGCGCGAGCCCGACCCCGACCCCGGCCACAGTCGCGACGGCGGCGAGCCCCGTGCCGAGTGTGTCGCCGCCGTCGCCCACCCCGTCGGCGTCCGCGTCGCCCAGCAGGTCGCCGTCGCCCAGCCCGAGCCCGACGCCGTCGGCCGGGCCGGCGGACGCCTGCCGCACCGGGTTCGTGTGGCGGGAGGCGTTCCCCGTCGACCACGTGTGCGTGCAGCCCGGGGTGCACAGCCAGGTGCTCGCCGACAACGGGGCGGCCTCCTCCCGGTGGACCAGCGGGGCCTACGGCTCCCGGACCTGCGTCAACGGGTACGTCTGGCGCGAGGCCACCCCCACCGACCT
Proteins encoded in this window:
- a CDS encoding alpha/beta fold hydrolase, coding for MPELMINNSSLAYAVQGDGPAVLLLHAGIADHRMWDALVPALAGRRTVIRPDLRGFGASAAPTEPFGHVADLVALLDHLGVGKADVVGCSNGGRIAVNLTAARPDLVTSLTLLAAAPVAGLGPSSHAGSVLGSGSASPAAPAPDGSGTGHDQVSDPVPAGHVWSAELLAYSAAEDAALEAGDMEEAVRLNVDVWLRGPHRSEMPEALAVLDGPLRTSLRHQAAMDRYVLGAPAPDLAAIDVPTVVGYGDRDVADFEAIARRYAARIPGARLVAFPGAGHLIPVEQPAEVLAALPF
- a CDS encoding COG1470 family protein encodes the protein MQQPTTSVPATPQADRAGASLVLADRHAAVEPGETATVALSVHNGGTRVEQFTLVVLGPAAAWATVEPATLSVYPGDRAEATVRFAPPRTSASPAGRAGFRVQAASTVHPGLVAGSDGTLDVGVFRELGAVLVPQNTSGRGRTRHRLELSNSGNVVEPVRITASDPDGRLRFGLPAGEVPVPPGGTAVPVTVTAPWRFVGAPRPHRFTVQVTPRPSAQPVRLDGGREAVALFTRWVPILAGVLVLLAGIGFGAAKVAPLLTSASPTPTPATVATAASPVPSVSPPSPTPSASASPSRSPSPSPSPTPSAGPADACRTGFVWREAFPVDHVCVQPGVHSQVLADNGAASSRWTSGAYGSRTCVNGYVWREATPTDLVCVTSATRTQTADDNAQATSRLLTAPRNCRSGYVWREAFPGDYVCVTPTTRTQAGQDNAQATARREPNGGASGVDTCRSGYVWRGARDADHVCVTPTTRTQTAADNAAAASRVTP